One genomic region from Asterias amurensis chromosome 7, ASM3211899v1 encodes:
- the LOC139939995 gene encoding calcyphosin-2-like isoform X2 — MQYPKPDGMPSLDLGRLRDQDDNLTNPVAKNDEKLDPPDTASTVSWGYHDYSPAARNPAMNSPFALHHTPTAGRQSNRSQRPDSVPRLNLAGKQKSAWTEPAVPENIPPPSDRQKQQYKQYEQDKKDQMKQWSQRGGQQKKQLKAPYRTDNEIEEDPVEDARNPLQKKMDAETIAAERRRQEIEQTVLIDQLSRAVICDPEQNQRCETPLSGHTTPYGQSRPKTRALHESKVRTSGTVTENLLEKRLTFNARIITRSGHDALRELCGFFFDLDSTMTVYEYRNFGSKSKALPFIQKGKYCHMTGRRKGRLYTVQDISAGASLTFASGDHPSLSSALRASPILLLRITHVDENAKEKLIFSNGRIPYDPQEYHAKMDPPITKQEAIDQKLITKVQESVRAQLRKRACKTLTGLGRHFRQIDKSGDGVLSKEELRHALDTYHIKVDPNLFETLWLVLDQNEDQSIDYGEFHRAFLGEMNERRKTYVRKAFQKIDANKSGTVSKDELKKFFNVQKHPHVLQGLVTAVEIMDDFLELFDGRRKEISYGEFEDYYEGVSLATSNDDDFCNMMSACWTI, encoded by the exons GATGCCTTCCCTTGATCTGGGTCGACTTAGAGATCAAGATGACAATCTTACAAACCCAGTCGCCAAGAATGATGAAAAGCTTGACCCTCCAGACACGGCGAGTACTGTCAG TTGGGGTTACCATGACTACAGCCCAGCTGCGAG AAATCCAGCAATGAATTCCCCATTTGCACTGCATCATACACCTACAGCAGGCAGACAGAGTAACCGATCACAGAGACCCGATAGTGTGCCACGCCTTAATCTAGCAGGAAAACAAAAG TCTGCATGGACTGAGCCTGCTGTGCCAGAAAATATACCTCCTCCCTCTGACAGGCAAAAGCAGCAGTACAAACAGTATGAACAGGACAAGAAAGATCAGATGAAACAGTGGTCCCAGAGGGGAGGCCAACAGAagaagcaactgaaagcaccaTACAG AACAGACAATGAGATTGAGGAGGATCCTGTGGAGGATGCAAGAAATCCATTACAGAAGAAAATGGACGCA GAGACGATCGCAGCTGAAAGGCGAAGACAAGAGATTGAGCAGACTGTCTTAATAGATCAACTGTCAAG GGCAGTTATTTGTGATCCTGAACAAAACCAGAGGTGTGAAACTCCATTGTCTGGCCACACAACTCCGTACGGCCAATCAAGACCCAAGACTAGAGCCTTGCATGAATCGAA AGTAAGGACAAGTGGAACAGTGACTGAGAACTTACTTGAGAAGCGTCTAACATTCAATGCTCGAATCATTACAAGGAGTGGCCATGATGCACTGAGGGAGCTTTGTGGCTTCTTTTTTGACCTGGATAGTACCATGACTGTATACGAGTATCGCAACTTTGGCTCAAA ATCCAAGGCTCTACCATTTATCCAGAAGGGGAAGTACTGTCATATGACTGGTAGAAGGAAAGGCAGGTTGTACACTGTGCAGGATATATCAGCG GGGGCTAGTTTGACATTTGCGAGTGGAGATCATCCTTCACTGTCTAGCGCCTTAAGAGCTTCTCCCATACTCCTTCTAAGGATTACTCATGTTGATGAGAATGCAAAAGAAAAACTCAT ATTTAGCAATGGGCGGATACCTTACGATCCACAGGAGTATCATGCTAAGATGGATCCACCAATCACAAAGCAGGAAGCTATAGATCAAAAACTCATTACCAAAGTCCAAG AGTCAGTCAGAGCCCAACTTCGCAAGAGAGCATGTAAGACATTAACTGGACTTGGGCGTCACTTCAGGCAGATAGATAAATCGGGTGATGGTGTGTTAAGCAAAGAAGAACTACGACATGCGCTGGATACATACCACATTAAAGTGGACCCTAAT TTGTTTGAGACGCTGTGGCTCGTGTTGGATCAGAATGAAGACCAATCCATAGACTATGGTGAATTCCATCGAGCTTTCCTGGGAGAAATGAACGAAAGGAGAAAAACATATGTTAGGAAG gcGTTTCAGAAAATAGATGCCAATAAGTCTGGAACCGTGAGTAAAGATGAGTTGAAGAAGTTTTTCAATGTGCAGAAACATCCGCATGTTCTCCAAG GTCTTGTGACTGCTGTAGAAATAATGGACGACTTCCTTGAGCTGTTTGACGGTCGCAGAAAGGAAATAAGTTATGGAGAATTTGAAGATTACTATGAAGGTGTTAGCCTAGCTACAAGCAACGATGACGACTTCTGTAATATGATGTCAGCTTGTTGGACTATATAA